The proteins below are encoded in one region of Macaca nemestrina isolate mMacNem1 chromosome 10, mMacNem.hap1, whole genome shotgun sequence:
- the LOC139356493 gene encoding uncharacterized protein: MAFVKSKQSQLFNIKLPEVSVTVGANNKLTRILKVKARTANIKNKMTSADQNVEQLEHQTSPVGMQNETATLENSLRKVATVFAQLRGAGRKENSEGAAESPKIVTKTSPSRKSSSAPTLIREANLRKHSILGRAGTGTYRPAQERVGTPSPGSWLCSCGRLVTPPDSRSLRPPRARPEQAGCRRRKFGRAPPPGGALSARLARPRPQDPGPGRRTFTYLLPSLALRCRRCAAHPRCPVSHPQHTDPTRTPEARPQALEVRPRPSHTG; the protein is encoded by the exons ATGGCATTTGTCAAAAGCAAACAAAGCCAACTGTTTAACATCAAGTTGCCTGAAGTATCAGTAACAGTTGGGGCAAACAACAAGCTGACCAGAATCTTAAAAGTAAAAGCTAG AACagctaacattaaaaataaaatgacaagtgCTGACcagaatgtggagcaactggaacatCAAACGTCACCTGTTGGAATGCAAAATGAAACAGCtaccttggaaaacagtttg AGAAAGGTGGCAACAGTATTCGCACAGCTGAGAGGGGCGGGAAGGAAAGAGAATTCGGAAGGGGCCGCTGAGTCACCTAAAATTGTGACCAAGACTTCACCCTCCAGGAAATCAAGCTCTGCCCCAACTCTCATCAGGGAAGCAA ACCTTCGAAAACACTCGATTCTGGGACGTGCAGGTACCGGTACCTACCGGCCAGCGCAGGAACGAGTGGGCACTCCCAGCCCCGGGAGCTGGCTCTGTTCCTGTGGGAGGTTGGTCACGCCCCCTGACTCCCGGTCGCTGCGACCGCCAAGGGCGAGGCCGGAGCAGGCGGGCTGCAGGCGGCGGAAATTCGGCCGCGCTCCTCCTCCGGGTGGGGCGCTCTCCGCCCGCCTCGCGCGTCCCCGACCCCAAGACCCAGGCCCCGGAAGGCGAACGTTCACTTACCTGCTCCCCTCTCTCGCTCTCCGCTGCCGCCGCTGCGCCGCTCACCCACGCTGCCCTGTGAGCCACCCCCAGCACACAGACCCTACGCGTACACCCGAGGCACGGCCCCAGGCCCTTGAGGTGAGACCGCGGCCCAGTCACACAGGTTGA